A genomic segment from Torulaspora globosa chromosome 3, complete sequence encodes:
- the HEM12 gene encoding uroporphyrinogen decarboxylase HEM12 (ancestral locus Anc_3.294), which translates to MGLARFVDHKEFAPLKNDLILRAARGEKVERPPCWIMRQAGRYLPEYHEVKNGRDFFETCRDAEIASEITIQPVRRYAGLLDAAIIFSDILVIPQAMGMKVEMVDGKGPHFPTPLRTESELRTVLEYEVDVLKELDWAFEAITLTRKKLEGQVPLFGFCGGPWTLLVYMTEGGGSRLFRFAKEWINKRPDLSKKLLQKITDVAVEFLSQQVVAGAQILQVFESWGGELSCDDFDEFSLPYLRQIASKVPQRLAELGITEKIPLVVFAKGSWYALDKLCDAGYDVVSLDWLWDPKEACRINHGRVTLQGNLDPGVMYGTNEMITKKVERMISGFGGGKQRHIVNFGHGTHPFMDPEKIRFFLEECHRIGSEK; encoded by the coding sequence ATCACAAGGAGTTCGCTCCACTCAAGAATGACCTGATCCTGAGAGCTGCTAGAGGTGAGAAGGTGGAAAGGCCACCCTGCTGGATTATGCGTCAAGCTGGACGTTATCTGCCAGAGTACCACGAAGTTAAGAATGGTCGTGACTTTTTTGAGACCTGTAGGGATGCGGAGATTGCCTCTGAGATCACCATTCAGCCTGTGAGACGGTACGCGGGCCTGTTGGACGCCGCAATCATCTTCAGTGATATCCTGGTGATTCCACAAGCGATGGGGATGAAAGTCGAGATGGTCGATGGTAAGGGACCGCATTTCCCAACGCCTTTGCGGACAGAGAGCGAGTTGCGAACGGTTCTGGAATATGAAGTAGATGTGTTGAAGGAACTGGATTGGGCCTTTGAGGCTATTACGTTGACCAGAAAGAAACTGGAGGGTCAAGTGCCACTTTTTGGGTTCTGTGGCGGTCCGTGGACGCTTCTGGTGTACATGACTGAAGGTGGCGGTTCGCGCCTCTTCAGGTTTGCGAAGGAGTGGATCAACAAGCGTCCAGATTTGTCAAAGAAGTTGCTGCAGAAGATTACGGACGTCGCAGTGGAGTTTCTCTCCCAGCAGGTTGTCGCCGGTGCGCAAATCCTGCAGGTCTTCGAAAGCTGGGGCGGTGAGCTCTCGTGTGATGactttgacgaattttCCCTTCCATACCTCAGACAGATCGCTTCTAAGGTGCCCCAGAGGCTAGCGGAGCTGGGTATCACTGAAAAAATTCCTTTAGTCGTCTTCGCCAAGGGTTCGTGGTACGCCCTTGACAAGCTCTGTGACGCGGGCTACGACGTGGTGTCTTTGGACTGGCTGTGGGACCCAAAGGAGGCCTGCAGGATCAACCACGGACGAGTTACTCTGCAAGGAAATCTAGATCCAGGTGTCATGTACGGAACAAATGAAATGATTACCAAGAAAGTCGAAAGAATGATAAGTGGTTTTGGTGGTGGTAAACAGCGCCATATCGTGAATTTTGGACACGGCACCCATCCGTTCATGGACCCAGAAAAGatcagattcttcttggaagagTGCCATAGAATTGGCTCCGAGAAATAA